The Pseudophryne corroboree isolate aPseCor3 chromosome 2, aPseCor3.hap2, whole genome shotgun sequence genome has a segment encoding these proteins:
- the MRPL30 gene encoding large ribosomal subunit protein uL30m isoform X2, whose amino-acid sequence MALVCCSVVQKRTLGLRVLTKHPALSLVWTGWIRHKFTKSRVLQEAFQPKPEDHEKYGGNPDQAHKLHIVTRIRSFVGRPYWEKEVIDELKLQKAHNPVVHKNIPSVNRRLKVVKHLVSLSHTCLTALNFARTCQPTSEKVLSIEYKQISFKYRVFKKGSAS is encoded by the exons GTTTTGACAAAGCACCCCGCATTGTCACTAGTGTGGACTGGCTGGATCCGCCATAAGTTCACAAAGTCGCGTGTTCTCCAGGAG GCCTTTCAGCCAAAACCAGAAGATCATGAGAAGTATGGAGGAAATCCGGATCAAGCACATAAGTTACATATTGTCACTAGGATACGATCCTTTGTGGGAAGACCGTACTGGGAAAAGGAAGTGATAGATGAGCTCAAACTTCAAAAG GCTCACAATCCAGTTGTACACAAGAACATCCCATCAGTCAACAGACGGCTTAAAGTTGTCAAGCACTTAGTAAG CCTTTCACACACCTGTCTTACTGCACTGAATTTTGCTAGAACGTGTCAGCCTACATCTGAAAAAGTTCTGTCAATAGAGTACAAGCAGATTTCTTTCAAATACAGGGTATTCAAAAAG GGTTCAGCCTCTTAA
- the MRPL30 gene encoding large ribosomal subunit protein uL30m isoform X1: protein MALVCCSVVQKRTLGLRVLTKHPALSLVWTGWIRHKFTKSRVLQEAFQPKPEDHEKYGGNPDQAHKLHIVTRIRSFVGRPYWEKEVIDELKLQKAHNPVVHKNIPSVNRRLKVVKHLVRVQPLKLPYGLPTEEDMSDTYLNSLGQLVIRKKLQPVDIKSNES from the exons GTTTTGACAAAGCACCCCGCATTGTCACTAGTGTGGACTGGCTGGATCCGCCATAAGTTCACAAAGTCGCGTGTTCTCCAGGAG GCCTTTCAGCCAAAACCAGAAGATCATGAGAAGTATGGAGGAAATCCGGATCAAGCACATAAGTTACATATTGTCACTAGGATACGATCCTTTGTGGGAAGACCGTACTGGGAAAAGGAAGTGATAGATGAGCTCAAACTTCAAAAG GCTCACAATCCAGTTGTACACAAGAACATCCCATCAGTCAACAGACGGCTTAAAGTTGTCAAGCACTTAGTAAG GGTTCAGCCTCTTAAACTGCCGTATGGGCTTCCGACAGAGGAAGATATGTCTGACACCTATTTGAATAGCCTGGGCCAGTTGGTGATTCGTAAAAAGTTGCAGCCAGTTGATATAAAATCAAATGAATCCTAG